One segment of Daphnia magna isolate NIES linkage group LG2, ASM2063170v1.1, whole genome shotgun sequence DNA contains the following:
- the LOC116915838 gene encoding forkhead box protein F1-B, which translates to MMKLEHVEASSSACLPPHHHHHPLMIMEHLSPTSASSSAAALQDLMQQHHSNMISGHHHHHLLHHQQQLHQQQQQQPSVESSLADSSEDKMTTASAAPISTSSGGGTGSSSNTSTGNGTNNNGSSSSKKSSSSSSGNGNAAGGGAASSSSTTAASGVRRQEKPPYSYIALIVMAIQSSASKRLTLSEIYQFLQQRFPFFRGSYQGWKNSVRHNLSLNECFIKLPKGLGRPGKGHYWTIDPASEFMFEEGSFRRRPRGFRRKCQALKPYHSFFQNGINPASVTAAAAASAAHLALANSGAPTYDLQQQQQSLLSQQQQSQQQQHQQSSCSSGLGQLSQHQPDYSSLHPSCSYNGSSASSIVQQHYSNAYSSSGSGGYLTSCNNGADYYGTNSGGGVVVTSTSSVIGQSNLSPTTSSPACDWTTNAAAAAAAAAAAAAAAAAAAASTSNSTAMHYHHHGMTSLSSNCASSSGGIAHQQAYTTSKTPHNMSPASSASSIHLHHHQQHHQDNGLVGSADGSYTTANLQAMEAVVDIPLSSDPWTVSYNAYYRGRETGGATSNYVL; encoded by the exons ATGATGAAGTTAGAACACGTCGAAGCATCGTCGTCGGCTTGTTTGCCGCCTCACCACCATCACCACCCGCTGATGATCATGGAACACCTGAGTCCGACTAGCGCCTCATCGTCGGCGGCGGCACTTCAGGATTTGATGCAGCAGCATCATTCAAACATGATTAGTGgtcaccatcatcatcatcttcttcatcaccaacaacaactacaccagcaacaacagcaacaaccgTCGGTTGAAAGTTCGTTAGCCGATAGCAGCGAGGACAAAATGACGACGGCAAGCGCCGCTCCGATATCGACCTCAAGCGGGGGAGGTACAGGATCGAGTAGCAATACGAGCACAGGTAACGGTACGAACAACAACGGTTCAAGCAGTAGCAAGAAATCGTCATCTTCATCGTCCGGAAACGGAAATGCGGCCGGTGGAGGAGCGGCGTCTTCATCGTCGACGACGGCGGCGTCGGGAGTGAGACGGCAAGAGAAGCCGCCCTACTCTTACATCGCTTTAATCGTCATGGCCATCCAGAGTTCGGCTAGCAAACGCTTGACATTGAGCGAGATTTACCAATTCCTGCAACAGCGTTTCCCTTTCTTCCGCGGATCGTACCAGGGCTGGAAGAATTCGGTGCGTCACAATCTCTCGCTCAACGAGTGTTTCATCAAGTTGCCAAAGGGCTTGGGCCGGCCGGGCAAAGGTCACTACTGGACCATCGATCCTGCCTCTGAGTTCATGTTTGAAGAGGGTAGCTTCAGACGAAGGCCGAGGGGTTTCCGGCGCAAATGCCAAGCCCTTAAACCGTATCACAGTTTCTTCCAGAATGGAATCAATCCGGCATCGGTGACGGCAGCAGCCGCAGCTTCAGCCGCTCATCTCGCGCTGGCCAATTCTGGTGCGCCCACTTATGATcttcaacagcaacaacaatcgCTCTtgtcccagcaacagcagtctcagcaacaacaacatcagcaATCCAGTTGTTCATCGGGACTCGGCCAACTCAGTCAACATCAGCCGGACTACAGTAGTTTGCATCCGAGTTGTTCGTACAATGGTTCCTCAGCTTCGTCCATTGTGCAACAACATTACAGCAACGCGTACAGCAGCTCAGGTAGCGGAGGTTACCTGACCAGCTGCAATAATGGCGCAGATTACTACGGCACCAATAGCGGCGGTGGGGTGGTGGTCACGTCGACGTCGTCGGTTATTGGCCAGAGCAATCTCAGTCCAACGACGTCTTCGCCGGCGTGCGATTGGACTACAAACGCCGCAGcagcggcagcagcagcagcggctgcGGCGGCTGCTGCGGCGGCGGCTGCGGCCTCGACGTCCAACAGCACCGCGATGCATTACCATCATCACGGTATGACGAGCCTATCGTCGAATTGCGCAAGCAGTTCAGGAGGTATAGCCCATCAGCAGGCCTACACGACGAGTAAGACCCCGCACAACATGAGTCCGGCGTCGTCGGCGTCGTCCATTCACTTACATCATCATCAGCAACATCATCAGGACAATGGCCTGGTAGGGAGTGCCGACGGTAGTTACACTACGGCCAATTTGCAGGCCATGGAAGCGGTAGTCGATATCCCCCTCTCATCGG ATCCGTGGACGGTGAGCTACAACGCCTATTATCGAGGCCGAGAAACGGGTGGAGCGACTAGTAACTACGTCCTTTAG